One window from the genome of Pyrus communis chromosome 16, drPyrComm1.1, whole genome shotgun sequence encodes:
- the LOC137720732 gene encoding OVARIAN TUMOR DOMAIN-containing deubiquitinating enzyme 9-like isoform X1 encodes MLNEQMKTYNLDPDVLRWGLHLLDVCTLSNDNSHSTVTQYDQDFSQVEYVREGYVEPFIVENDEIIAHAYQEELSRLASVETSGASGYGEGQLEASIIAQDWLGPSNRHSGTGLENVQDAVNDFGRNMDADDYRHNQHGVEDPRRNGNEVASDHCEGEYSINGEDFLHSLEITDEFSLDGEVGRRLNQMASVPHVPKTNEKLPSEDEQLSDHQRLLDRLQLYDLVECKVQGDGNCQFRALSDQLYRSPEYHGVVRDQIIQQLMSHPEMYEGYVLTGYVDYLNKMSKNGEWGDHVTLQAAADSYGVKIFVITSFRDTCYIEILPHIQKSNRVICLSFWAEVHYNSIYPQGELPPPSLRKKKKWWNL; translated from the exons ATGTTAAACGAGCAGATGAAGACATATAACCTTGATCCCGACGTGCTTCGCTGGGGTCTCCATCTCTTGGATGTTTGCACATTGTCGAATGATAATTCTCATAGTACTGTTACGCAATACGACCAGGATTTTAGTCAAGTAGAGTATGTTAGAGAAGGTTATGTTGAGCCTTTTATTGTGGAGAATGATGAGATTATAGCTCATGCTTATCAAGAAGAGTTGTCAAGGCTCGCTTCTGTAGAAACGTCAGGAGCTTCTGGTTATGGAGAAGGGCAGTTGGAAGCGTCAATCATTGCGCAGGATTGGCTTGGTCCATCAAATAGGCACAGTGGTACTG GGCTTGAAAATGTTCAGGATGCAGTAAATGATTTCGGCAGAAATATGGACGCCGATGATTATAGACATAATCAACATGGGGTGGAGGATCCAAGGAGAAATGGAAACGAGGTAGCAAGTGATCACTGCGAAGGAGAATACTCGATTAATGGGGAAGACTTTTTGCATTCACTGGAAATAACAGATGAATTTTCTCTTGATGGTGAAGTAGGGAGAAGATTGAATCAGATGGCTTCTGTACCT CATGTTCCTAAAACGAATGAAAAATTACCCTCGGAGGATGAACAGTTATCAGATCATCAGAGGCTTTTGGATAG gCTGCAGTTGTATGATTTGGTGGAGTGTAAGGTCCAGGGAGATGGTAACTGTCAG TTTCGTGCTTTATCAGATCAACTATATCGTTCTCCTGAATACCATGGTGTTGTAAGAGACCAAATTATTCAACAG CTGATGAGTCACCCTGAAATGTACGAGGGTTACGTTCTAACGGGTTATGTTGATTATCTAAACAAGATGAGCAA GAATGGTGAATGGGGTGATCATGTCACATTGCAGGCTGCCGCAGATTCG TATGGTGTCAAGATATTTGTAATAACTTCTTTCCGAGATACATGTTACATTGAAATCCTTCCGCACATTCAAAAGTCCAATAGAG TTATCTGCTTGAGCTTTTGGGCCGAAGTGCATTACAATTCGATTTATCCCCAAGGAG AACTTCCTCCGCCCAGcttaaggaaaaagaagaaatggtGGAACCTTTGA
- the LOC137720732 gene encoding OVARIAN TUMOR DOMAIN-containing deubiquitinating enzyme 9-like isoform X2, translating into MLNEQMKTYNLDPDVLRWGLHLLDVCTLSNDNSHSTVTQYDQDFSQVEYVREGYVEPFIVENDEIIAHAYQEELSRLASVETSGASGYGEGQLEASIIAQDWLGPSNRHSGLENVQDAVNDFGRNMDADDYRHNQHGVEDPRRNGNEVASDHCEGEYSINGEDFLHSLEITDEFSLDGEVGRRLNQMASVPHVPKTNEKLPSEDEQLSDHQRLLDRLQLYDLVECKVQGDGNCQFRALSDQLYRSPEYHGVVRDQIIQQLMSHPEMYEGYVLTGYVDYLNKMSKNGEWGDHVTLQAAADSYGVKIFVITSFRDTCYIEILPHIQKSNRVICLSFWAEVHYNSIYPQGELPPPSLRKKKKWWNL; encoded by the exons ATGTTAAACGAGCAGATGAAGACATATAACCTTGATCCCGACGTGCTTCGCTGGGGTCTCCATCTCTTGGATGTTTGCACATTGTCGAATGATAATTCTCATAGTACTGTTACGCAATACGACCAGGATTTTAGTCAAGTAGAGTATGTTAGAGAAGGTTATGTTGAGCCTTTTATTGTGGAGAATGATGAGATTATAGCTCATGCTTATCAAGAAGAGTTGTCAAGGCTCGCTTCTGTAGAAACGTCAGGAGCTTCTGGTTATGGAGAAGGGCAGTTGGAAGCGTCAATCATTGCGCAGGATTGGCTTGGTCCATCAAATAGGCACAGTG GGCTTGAAAATGTTCAGGATGCAGTAAATGATTTCGGCAGAAATATGGACGCCGATGATTATAGACATAATCAACATGGGGTGGAGGATCCAAGGAGAAATGGAAACGAGGTAGCAAGTGATCACTGCGAAGGAGAATACTCGATTAATGGGGAAGACTTTTTGCATTCACTGGAAATAACAGATGAATTTTCTCTTGATGGTGAAGTAGGGAGAAGATTGAATCAGATGGCTTCTGTACCT CATGTTCCTAAAACGAATGAAAAATTACCCTCGGAGGATGAACAGTTATCAGATCATCAGAGGCTTTTGGATAG gCTGCAGTTGTATGATTTGGTGGAGTGTAAGGTCCAGGGAGATGGTAACTGTCAG TTTCGTGCTTTATCAGATCAACTATATCGTTCTCCTGAATACCATGGTGTTGTAAGAGACCAAATTATTCAACAG CTGATGAGTCACCCTGAAATGTACGAGGGTTACGTTCTAACGGGTTATGTTGATTATCTAAACAAGATGAGCAA GAATGGTGAATGGGGTGATCATGTCACATTGCAGGCTGCCGCAGATTCG TATGGTGTCAAGATATTTGTAATAACTTCTTTCCGAGATACATGTTACATTGAAATCCTTCCGCACATTCAAAAGTCCAATAGAG TTATCTGCTTGAGCTTTTGGGCCGAAGTGCATTACAATTCGATTTATCCCCAAGGAG AACTTCCTCCGCCCAGcttaaggaaaaagaagaaatggtGGAACCTTTGA
- the LOC137720520 gene encoding protein WHAT'S THIS FACTOR 9, mitochondrial, with protein MLLKKPTSKTLKTLIFPSLNPTFSFVHLPQNPPHTHTQKSTYVDVYMKWKKDPYFDSLDQIHKSIVLKPIISLKNLIAQNPSGCIPISDVSKRGIQLEVPMKVARFLRLYPSIFEEFTGPEHNLPWFRLTPEADEIDREEKRVYEECREDLRDRLKRLILMSEKKILPLKIVQGMQWYLGLPDDFVRNPDANLDESFRFVEMEDGLQGLAVESSEKVLSVVQRNAMKRGVYFGAPMEAAEFPLFPSKGLRLRRKIVGWLEEFQKLPYVSPYEDFSHLDPDSDVSEKRVVGLLHELLSLFVEHSAERKKLLCLKKHMGMPQKVHKAFERHPHMFYLSLRNKTCTAILKEAYRDESAIGRHPLSGVRMKYIDLMRESAAILKNRRVKNRFVDRLDSHTEIEDGKEIAECSYLSDRGVQN; from the coding sequence ATGTTACTCAAGAAACCCacctccaaaaccctaaaaaccctaattttcccCTCTTTAAACCCAACCTTTTCCTTCGTGCACCTCCCCCAAAACCCTCCTCACACCCACACCCAGAAATCCACCTACGTCGATGTGTACATGAAATGGAAGAAAGACCCTTACTTTGATTCACTTGATCAAATCCACAAGTCCATTGTTCTTAAACCCATCATTTCCCTCAAGAATTTGATTGCCCAAAACCCCAGTGGCTGCATCCCAATCTCTGATGTCTCCAAAAGGGGGATTCAATTGGAGGTCCCCATGAAGGTTGCAAGGTTTCTGAGGCTGTACCCTTCGATTTTCGAGGAGTTTACCGGCCCGGAACACAATCTTCCATGGTTTAGATTGACCCCAGAAGCTGATGAGATTGATAGGGAGGAGAAAAGGGTTTATGAGGAATGTAGGGAGGATTTGAGGGATAGGTTGAAAAGGTTGATTCTGATGAGTGAAAAAAAGATCTTGCCTTTGAAGATTGTTCAGGGAATGCAGTGGTATTTGGGTTTACCTGATGATTTCGTGCGAAACCCGGATGCCAATTTGGATGAGAGTTTTAGATTTGTGGAGATGGAGGATGGGTTACAGGGGTTGGCTGTTGAGAGTAGTGAGAAGGTGTTGTCTGTGGTGCAGAGGAATGCAATGAAGAGAGGGGTTTATTTCGGAGCTCCGATGGAGGCAGCTGAGTTCCCACTTTTCCCCTCCAAGGGTTTGAGGCTGAGGAGGAAGATTGTGGGTTGGTTGGAGGAGTTTCAGAAGCTTCCCTACGTTTCTCCTTACGAGGATTTTTCTCATCTGGATCCGGACAGTGATGTATCGGAGAAGCGCGTGGTGGGGCTTCTTCATGAGTTGCTGAGTCTGTTTGTTGAGCATTcagcagagaggaagaagctTCTGTGTCTTAAGAAACATATGGGGATGCCGCAGAAAGTGCACAAGGCGTTTGAGAGGCATCCCCATATGTTTTACTTGTCTCTGAGGAACAAGACTTGCACTGCAATCCTCAAAGAGGCTTACCGTGATGAGTCTGCTATTGGGAGGCATCCGCTTTCCGGGGTGAGGATGAAGTACATTGATTTGATGAGGGAGTCGGCCGCGATCTTGAAGAATAGGAGAGTGAAAAACCGGTTTGTTGATCGATTGGATTCGCATACGGAAATTGAAGATGGAAAGGAGATTGCAGAGTGTTCTTACTTGTCTGACAGAGGAGTTCAAAATTAG
- the LOC137720519 gene encoding pumilio homolog 4-like — protein sequence MATGSNIDMLSTLDNNLQGSNGNLEDALQSELELILREQRNQHAIHRERDVNMYRSGSAPPTVEGSLTAVGSLFRNSDFRDVTSRISNNNGVLSEDEIRSHPAYLSYYYSHDNINPRLPPPLLSREDWRVAQRFQGGGSSFEGIGDWRRKKLADDGDSLSLFSTQLGLQKAEDELMGLRNAKGSNLPKQTSSEWLDKSTDGLIGLSTTAFGGRRKSFADILQEGLDETASLSGPLSRPSSRNAFGDFMDSTGMADPYPVGLTNGVESAEGMHNGPASRGLVGVQSHGLTTSHSFASAVGPSLPRSRTPEQLFGRSTGSGLRPVGSRVFPTERKNVVSPDIQNDRSSSMNDLADISANFSGLSLSKIRPVDDDRRIQSQLHVDLDNQRDFLFKMPNGHQRLQQELLEKANAEIFSLPTNYAHLAKKNGIITNRTTSNGQANFSRRTSSPSLYSKGSSSGFGALEGSNVHYQEANPAGMDFDGHVAGAYPVNPKLNMTSDNHLGAVASGDEQSLNRLGNKVGPGLHSSVMDPSYIQFLQRTDYAALNVTSPSGYPLSKNHFGTLHGDLEGLQKAYLEALLAQRKQQYELSVLGNSDGFNHGYYGNPPYGLGMYPGNPMANSLHPSIGYGSPMFESEKIAHFNSMLRSSMGGSVSSWNSDIGNNLEGRHASSLLDEFKNNKNKSFEFADIVDHVIEFSTDQYGSRFIQQKLETATVEEKMKIFPEIIPHARALMTDVFGNYVVQKFFEHGTESQRKELTSQLTGHVLPLSLQMYGCRVIQKALEVVDVNQQAQMVLELDGSIMKCVRDQNGNHVIQKCIECIPQDKIQFIISSFYGQVVTLSTHPYGCRVIQRVLEHCNDSNTQQIIMDEIMQSVCILAQDQYGNYVIQHVLEHGKPHERTAIIHKLAGQIVKMSQQKFASNVVEKCLTFGNADERQFLVNEMLGSTDENEPLQAMMKDPFGNYVVQKVLETCDDQSLELILSRIKVHLTALKKYTYGKHIVSRVEKLITTGERRIGLSASCSS from the exons ATGGCTACGGGGAGTAACATAGATATGCTGTCAACCCTAGATAATAATCTGCAAGGATCCAATGGGAATTTAGAAGATGCTTTACAGAGTGAGCTTGAATTGATTCTGAGAGAGCAGCGCAATCAGCATGCCATTCACCGGGAGAGGGACGTGAATATGTATAGGAGCGGCAGTGCCCCGCCAACTGTTGAGGGTTCGCTAACTGCTGTGGGTAGTCTCTTTAGGAACTCAGATTTTAGGGATGTGACTAGTAGGATTAGTAATAACAATGGGGTTTTGTCCGAAGATGAGATTCGATCTCATCCTGCTTATCTTTCGTACTACTATTCGCATGATAATATTAACCCAAGATTGCCTCCACCGTTGTTGTCGAGAGAGGATTGGCGTGTTGCACAAAGGTTTCAGGGTGGCGGGTCTTCTTTTGAGGGCATTGGGGACTGGAGGAGGAAGAAGTTGGCTGATGATGGTGATAGTTTGTCGCTATTTTCCACGCAGTTGGGACTACAAAAGGCAGAGGATGAGTTGATGGGACTGAGGAATGCTAAAGGTAGCAATCTCCCTAAACAGACTTCATCTGAGTGGCTTGATAAAAGCACGGATGGTTTGATTGGTTTGTCGACAACTGCGTTTGGTGGAAGGAGAAAGAGTTTTGCTGACATTTTACAG GAAGGACTTGATGAAACTGCATCCTTGTCAGGTCCCCTGTCAAGGCCATCAAGTCGTAACGCTTTTGGTGATTTCATGGATTCCACAGGCATGGCTGATCCCTATCCAGTTGGGTTAACTAATGGAGTGGAGTCTGCAGAGGGTATGCATAATGGACCAGCTTCACGTGGCCTGGTGGGAGTTCAGAGCCATGGCCTAACAACTTCTCATTCCTTTGCATCTGCTGTGGGTCCTTCTTTGCCAAGAAGCAGAACCCCTGAACAACTATTTGGGAGGTCCACCGGTTCTGGTCTCCGCCCTGTAGGGAGTAGAGTATTCCCTACCGAGAGGAAGAATGTTGTTAGTCCAGATATTCAAAATGATCGTTCTTCCAGCATGAATGATCTGGCGGATATTTCAGCCAATTTTTCTGGCTTAAGCCTATCAAAAATTAGACCTGTAGATGATGATAGACGTATTCAGTCGCAGCTTCATGTGGATCTTGATAATCAGCgtgattttctgtttaagatgCCAAATGGGCATCAGAGGCTGCAGCAGGAACTGTTAGAGAAGGCAAATGCTGAAATTTTTTCTCTTCCTACTAATTATGCTCATCTAGCAAAGAAAAATGGAATCATAACAAACCGTACTACATCCAATGGGCAAGCTAATTTTTCAAGAAGAACTTCTTCTCCCAGTCTGTACTCAAAAGGGAGTTCTTCAGGCTTTGGAGCTTTGGAAGGATCTAATGTTCATTACCAAGAAGCAAATCCAGCAGGTATGGACTTTGATGGCCATGTTGCCGGGGCCTATCCTGTAAATCCAAAGTTGAACATGACAAGTGATAATCATCTTGGTGCAG TTGCTAGTGGTGATGAACAAAGTCTGAACAGACTGGGAAACAAAGTAGGGCCTGGTCTTCATTCTTCTGTTATGGACCCATCTTATATTCAGTTTTTGCAAAGAACTGATTACGCAGCACTTAATGTAACTAGTCCAAGTGGTTATCCTCTGAGCAAAAACCACTTTGGCACTTTGCATGGAGACTTAGAGGGGCTTCAGAAGGCATATCTTGAGGCATTGCTTGCTCAAAGGAAGCAACAGTATGAGTTGTCAGTTTTAGGTAACTCTGACGGTTTTAATCATGGATATTATGGGAACCCACCATATGGGCTTGGCATGTATCCAGGAAATCCAATGGCAAATTCACTTCATCCTTCTATTGGGTATGGTAGTCCAATGTTTGAGAGTGAGAAGATTGCCCACTTTAATTCTATGTTGAGAAGTTCAATGGGAGGGTCGGTTAGCTCCTGGAACTCAGATATTGGAAACAACCTAGAAGGACGACATGCATCATCATTATTAGATGAATTCAAGAACAATAAGAACAAATCTTTTGAATTTGCAGACATTGTTGATCACGTAATTGAATTCAG TACCGACCAGTATGGAAGTCGCTTTATTCAGCAGAAACTAGAAACAGCCACTGTGGAAGAAAAAATGAAGATATTTCCAGAGATTATTCCTCATGCTCGCGCGTTGATGACTGATGTATTCGGAAATTATGTCGTACAGAAA TTTTTTGAGCATGGTACAGAAAGCCAAAGAAAAGAGTTAACCAGCCAACTTACTGGCCATGTTTTGCCTCTCAGTCTTCAAATGTATGGTTGTAGAGTGATTCAGAAG GCCTTGGAAGTGGTTGATGTGAATCAGCAGGCACAGATGGTGTTGGAGCTTGATGGTTCAATCATGAAATGCGTCCGTGATCAGAATGGGAATCATGTCATTCAGAAGTGTATAGAATGTATCCCTCAAGATAAAATTCAATTTATAATTTCATCCTTCTATGGGCAAGTTGTCACACTATCCACTCATCCTTATGGATGCCGTGTTATACAG AGGGTTCTGGAACATTGCAATGATTCAAACACACAACAAATAATCATGGATGAAATCATGCAATCTGTATGCATTTTGGCACAAGATCAATATGGAAATTATGTCATTCAG CATGTCCTTGAACATGGTAAACCGCACGAACGGACTGCAATTATCCACAAGCTTGCAGGACAAATTGTGAAGATGAGTCAGCAAAAGTTTGCTTCTAATGTTGTGGAGAAGTGCTTAACTTTTGGGAATGCTGATGAGCGCCAGTTTTTGGTGAATGAGATGCTGGGTTCAACTGATGAAAATGAGCCCTTACAG GCCATGATGAAAGATCCCTTTGGAAACTACGTTGTGCAGAAGGTTCTTGAGACTTGTGATGATCAGAGTCTTGAGTTGATTCTTTCTCGCATTAAGGTTCATTTGACTGCCCTGAAGAAGTATACCTACGGCAAACATATCGTTTCTCGTGTCGAGAAACTCATCACAACTGGAG AAAGGCGCATAGGGTTGTCAGCCTCGTGTTCTTCTtga
- the LOC137721006 gene encoding thioredoxin-like 3-2, chloroplastic isoform X1 has translation MSVVPTTRPTLRHPRASASSDGSRDRPTASPKVSILAFRPRAPSSSNPPVFSRKFDEIRGRITALSALSQEGSLQEVDDSPVTVALAPISSETQFDRVVAQAQQLDESFVVVWVATWCRKCIYLKPKLEKLAAEYYPRLKFYSVDVNSVPHKLVKRADVTKMPTIQLWKDGKKQAEVIGGHKAHLVINEVREMIENEDSM, from the exons ATGTCCGTAGTACCGACGACGCGCCCTACTCTCCGGCACCCGAGAGCCAGTGCCTCAAGTGACGGGTCACGTGACCGGCCAACAGCTTCGCCCAAAGTTTCAATTTTGGCCTTCAGACCCAGAGCGCCAAGCTCTTCAAATCCCCCGGTGTTCTCCCGTAAATTTGATGAAATCCGGGGGCGGATTACTGCGCTGAGTGCTTTGAGCCAGGAAGGGTCGCTGCAGGAGGTGGATGATTCACCGGTCACAGTGGCGCTTGCGCCCATTTCCAGCGAGACCCAGTTCGATCGGGTGGTTGCCCAGGCCCAGCAGCTCGACGAATCGTTTGTTGTCGTTTG GGTGGCAACCTGGTGCAGAAAATGTATATATTTGAAGCCAAAATTGGAGAAGCTGGCAGCTGAGTACTATCCAAG ATTGAAGTTCTATTCTGTTGATGTCAACTCAGTTCCACACAAACTCGTTAAACGTGCTGATGTCACT AAGATGCCAACTATACAG TTGTGGAAAGACGGCAAGAAGCAAGCTGAGGTTATCGGTGGTCACAAAGCACATTTAGTCATTAATGAAGTTCgtgaaatgattgaaaacgaGGATAGCATGTAA
- the LOC137721006 gene encoding thioredoxin-like 3-2, chloroplastic isoform X2, with the protein MSVVPTTRPTLRHPRASASSDGSRDRPTASPKVSILAFRPRAPSSSNPPVFSRKFDEIRGRITALSALSQEGSLQEVDDSPVTVALAPISSETQFDRVVAQAQQLDESFVVVWVATWCRKCIYLKPKLEKLAAEYYPRLKFYSVDVNSVPHKLVKRADVTVLSRFVVVDII; encoded by the exons ATGTCCGTAGTACCGACGACGCGCCCTACTCTCCGGCACCCGAGAGCCAGTGCCTCAAGTGACGGGTCACGTGACCGGCCAACAGCTTCGCCCAAAGTTTCAATTTTGGCCTTCAGACCCAGAGCGCCAAGCTCTTCAAATCCCCCGGTGTTCTCCCGTAAATTTGATGAAATCCGGGGGCGGATTACTGCGCTGAGTGCTTTGAGCCAGGAAGGGTCGCTGCAGGAGGTGGATGATTCACCGGTCACAGTGGCGCTTGCGCCCATTTCCAGCGAGACCCAGTTCGATCGGGTGGTTGCCCAGGCCCAGCAGCTCGACGAATCGTTTGTTGTCGTTTG GGTGGCAACCTGGTGCAGAAAATGTATATATTTGAAGCCAAAATTGGAGAAGCTGGCAGCTGAGTACTATCCAAG ATTGAAGTTCTATTCTGTTGATGTCAACTCAGTTCCACACAAACTCGTTAAACGTGCTGATGTCACT GTTTTGAGTCGTTTTGTCGTCGTGGACATCATTTGA
- the LOC137720226 gene encoding amino acid transporter AVT1C-like, whose product MNNSVSDRSFYVESEEEDDVEKDFNKSIEDGGDSDSSAESFTENQQPNNPSSYNTQWPQSYRQSIDLYSSVPSPGIGFLGTPSLSRLGSSYLSSSLTRRHTPETLPFLPKPLPTLADKEQQQQPQRRSSHSLLPPLPRRTSVRKDEKASRVTHDHHPMSRHSSFTQAVFNGINVLCGVGILSTPYAIKEGGWLGLFVLLIFAVLSFYTGLLLRYCLDSQPGLETYPDIGQAAFGIGGRIGISIVLYVELYACCIEYIILESDNLSSLFPNAQLSLGGFVLDAHLLFAIATTLAVLPTVWLRDLSVLSYISAGGVIASILVSLCLFWVGLVDGVGFENKGTPLNLATLPVAMGLYGYCYSGHAVFPNIYTSLEKRNQYPAIILTCFCICTFLYAGVAAVGYTMFGESIQSQFTLNMPHNLVASKIALWTTVVNPFTKYALTMSPVAMSLEELVPANKSYIYSILIRTALVVSTLVVGLCIPFFGLVMSLIGSLFTMLVTLILPCACFLSILRGRITRFQRTLCIIIIAVGVVSSAFGTFSAISKIVENLRSPA is encoded by the exons atgaataaCTCGGTTTCGGATCGGAGTTTTTACGTTGAGAGTGAGGAGGAAGATGATGTGGAAAAGGACTTCAATAAGAGCATTGAAGATGGAGGCGACTCGGATTCTTCTGCCGAATCTTTTACTGAGAATCAGCAGCCGAATAATCCCAGTTCTTACAACACTCAATGGCCTCAAAGTTACAg GCAATCTATTGATCTGTATAGTAGTGTACCGTCCCCTGGTATTGGGTTTCTGGGCACTCCTTCATTGTCAAGACTAGGAAGTTCGTATCTTTCCTCATCCCTAACAAGAAGGCACACTCCCGAAACTTTACCTTTCTTGCCGAAACCATTACCAACACTCGCAGATAAGGAACAACAACAACAGCCACAGAGACGCAGTTCTCATTCTCTGCTTCCTCCTTTGCCAAGGAGGACTTCTGTTAGAAAAGATGAGAAAGCATCCAGAGTTACTCATGACCATCATCCGATGTCTCGCCACAGCTCCTTTACACAAGCTGTGTTTAATG GAATTAACGTTCTTTGCGGGGTTGGAATCCTTTCGACGCCATATGCAATCAAGGAAGGAGGATGGCTCGGGCTCTTCGTTCTGCTTATTTTTGCAGTGCTTTCGTTCTACACCGGATTGCTCCTGCGTTACTGCTTGGATAGCCAACCTGGGCTCGAGACATACCCGGACATTGGCCAAGCTGCATTTGGTATTGGAGGCAGAATCGGCATCTCG ATAGTACTGTACGTGGAATTATAT GCTTGTTGCATAGAATATATAATTTTGGAGAGTGATAACTTGTCTTCACTATTTCCAAATGCACAACTGAGTTTGGGCGGATTCGTGTTAGATGCTCACCTTTTATTTGCAATTGCGACCACCCTTGCTGTTCTTCCTACTGTATGGCTTCGAGACCTCAGTGTTCTTAGCTATATCTCAG CGGGTGGAGTCATTGCATCGATCTTGGTTTCCCTTTGCCTCTTTTGGGTTGGTCTAGTAGATGGAGTTGGCTTTGAGAACAAAGGGACACCCCTGAACCTTGCAACGCTTCCTGTTGCTATGGGACTCTATGGTTACTGCTACTCAGGACATGCTGTTTTCCCAAACATTTATACTTCATTGGAAAAGCGAAACCAATACCCTGCGATCATCTTAACATG TTTTTGTATTTGCACTTTCTTGTACGCTGGAGTTGCTGCCGTGGGTTACACAATGTTTGGAGAATCAATACAGTCGCAGTTCACTCTCAACATGCCTCACAATTTAGTCGCATCTAAGATTGCTCTGTGGACTACG GTGGTCAACCCCTTTACCAAATAT GCATTAACTATGTCTCCCGTTGCAATGAGTCTGGAGGAGCTGGTACCAGCAAACAAGTCTTACATATACTCAATCTTAATTAGAACAGCACTCGTTGTCTCTACCCTGGTTGTCGGTCTCTGCATCCCCTTCTTTG GTCTCGTGATGTCACTGATTGGATCTTTATTCACAATGCTTGTA ACTTTGATACTTCCTTGTGCTTGCTTTCTGAGCATCTTGAGGGGACGCATAACTCGATTTCAG CGAACACTTTGTATTATAATTATAGCAGTAGGCGTCGTGTCGTCTGCCTTCGGCACGTTTTCGGCCATTTCGAAAATTGTTGAGAACTTGAGAAGCCCTGCATAG